In Sphingomonas profundi, the sequence ATAGGCGTCGTCCTCGCCCTCGCAGCCGGCGCCGCCGGCCACGTCCTCGCCGAGCAGGATCACCGTGTCGTCGCGCCGCATCTCGTGGCGGATCGCCTCGTTCAGGGCCTGTCGGTAGCTTTTCTGGGGCATTGTGCTTCTCCGCTCAGTACGCGCCGGCGTAGACGTCGGTCTCCAGGTCGCGCGCCGTGGGGAAGTCCGCCGCCCCGGCCGATCGCGCCGCCTCGTCCACCTCGGCCAGCACGGCCGCGTCCACCGCATCCAGCTGATCGCCGTCCAGCAGGCCGGCCTCCGTCACCCTGCGGCGGAAGATCGTCAGCGGATCCTTGTTCAGCCTGGTATGCTCGCGCTCCTCGGCCGTGCGGTACAGCATCGGATCGCCGCAGAAATGGCCGCCGAAACGCCGGTTGACGGTCTCGATCGCCGATGGCCCGCCGCCGGCCCGCGCGCGTGTCACGGCCTCGCGCGTCGCCTCGTACACGGCGAAGAAGTCGGTGCCGTCCACCCGCGTCGCCGGCATGCCGAAGCCCTCGGCGCGTTTGGCGATATCCCGCGATCCCACCGCATAATCGTGGCCGGTGCCTTCGCCGAAGCCGTTATTCTCGAACACGAACAGCACCGGCAGCTGCAGCACCACGGCCAGGTTCATCGCCTCGAACACGGTGCCCTGGTTTGATCCGCCATCGCCGGTGAAGGATACCGCCACGCTGTCCTCGCCCTTCGTCTTGGCGGCCAGCGCCGCGCCCACAGCCAGCGGCGGCGCGCCGCCGACGATGGCGTTGGCGCCGATCATGCCCTTGTCGAAATCGGCGATGTGCATCGATCCGCCCTTGCCGCCGCACACCCCGTCCCGCCGGCCGTAGATCTCGTGCATCATGCCGCGCACCTCCACGCCCTTGGCGATGCAGTGGCCGTGGCCGCGATGGGTGCTGCCGATCTTGTCGGCGTCGGTCAGGGACATGCATACGCCCACCGCCGACGCCTCCTGCCCGGAATAGAGATGGACGAAGCCGGGGATGTTGCCGCTCTCGAACTCCACGAACACGCGCTCCTCGAAGGCGCGGATCGTGCGCATCAGCCGGTAGGCCTTCACCAGATCGTCTCGGCTCAGCTGCATCGCACCCGTCTCCCGATCGCGCCCGACGCGGCGCGCGTCCACTATTATGACCCATCAGTCACTACAAGCCCGGCCCACCGCGCGTCAATCGGCCGCCGTTCGCGCCCATCATGACAGGGCGGACGCTCCCGTCATCCTCTCCTTTTTGGGCGGCGGTCGACAT encodes:
- a CDS encoding thiamine pyrophosphate-dependent dehydrogenase E1 component subunit alpha, whose protein sequence is MQLSRDDLVKAYRLMRTIRAFEERVFVEFESGNIPGFVHLYSGQEASAVGVCMSLTDADKIGSTHRGHGHCIAKGVEVRGMMHEIYGRRDGVCGGKGGSMHIADFDKGMIGANAIVGGAPPLAVGAALAAKTKGEDSVAVSFTGDGGSNQGTVFEAMNLAVVLQLPVLFVFENNGFGEGTGHDYAVGSRDIAKRAEGFGMPATRVDGTDFFAVYEATREAVTRARAGGGPSAIETVNRRFGGHFCGDPMLYRTAEEREHTRLNKDPLTIFRRRVTEAGLLDGDQLDAVDAAVLAEVDEAARSAGAADFPTARDLETDVYAGAY